Within the Opitutaceae bacterium TAV5 genome, the region GGCGACGCCGGCGTTGAACACCGTCGTGGCCTTGAAGGGACAGTCGGTGTGTTTCAGGACGGGATTGGCGGGATGACGGGTGAGCATGATAGAAGAACGGGGAATAACGGGTGCGGAAAAAAACCGGAGAACAGAACTGGCCCGCCGCGCCGGAACAGGCAATGTGTCCGCATATGAACACGTTCATATCCGACGCGCACGGGCCTCGTCCGGCGGCGAAATCGCCGACGCTGCGCGACGTGGCGAAGGCGGCCGGCGTGAGCCTGGCTTCCGCATCGTATGCGTTGCGCGGGCATCCCACCGTGTCGGAAGCGACCCGCAAGCATGTGGCGGCGGTGGCGGCGCAGGCGGGTTACCGGCCCAACCCGCAACTGGCGGCCTTCATGCAGGCGCGGCGGACGGGCCGGAGCATGCGCACGGATGCCACCGTCGCGCTGGTTTACGGCGGGCCGTCGCTGCCCGCCGAAGGAGAAAGCTACTTTGGCTTGTGCCTGCGCGGTATCCGCCCGGTGGCGACAGACCGCGGTTATGCGATCGACCCGCTCCGCTGGGATGAGGCGCGAGATCCCGACGCATCCCGCCTCCGGCGCATCCTCGACCAGCGCGGCATCCGCGGACTGCTGCTCATGCCTGCCGACAGGACGAGCCGCTGGACGTTGCCGCTCGACTGGTCGCGGTTTTTCGGCGTGGCGCTCGATCTTTCCATCCGCGGCGTGCCTGTTCATCGCGTGGCCGACCACCATTCGGCCGACATGCTGACCGCGCTGACCCGCGTGAAAGCCGCCGGCTGGCGGCGGCCGGGACTGGTTCTCGATCCGCTCAACAACGAGCGCACCTGCGAGATGCGGCTCGGGGCTTACCTCGCGCGCACGCATCGGGATTTTCCCGAAGCGCCGCCGCCGCTGCTGGTCCCGGCCGGCGAGGACCGCGTCGGCTGGCTCCGCGCGTGGCTGCGCCGGCACCGCCCGGACGTGGTGCTCTCGCCGGACCGGGGAATCCCGTCCCTGCTGCCGCCCGCCGGCCGCGCCGGAGCCTGCGCGTTTGTCAGCCTCGCCAACTACACGGACCGGACGCCCTGGCCCGGCATCTTCATCGACGGCGAAGGCGTGGGGCGGACGGCGGCGTTTTTGTTGTTTTCCCTGCTGGAAAACCCGCAGACCGCCGCCGCATTGCGGCCGCAAACGATCCTCGTGGAAGGGCGCTGGCACGACGCGACGTGAAAAACCCGGCGGAAGTAACCCGGGAACACCGATCT harbors:
- a CDS encoding LacI family transcriptional regulator gives rise to the protein MNTFISDAHGPRPAAKSPTLRDVAKAAGVSLASASYALRGHPTVSEATRKHVAAVAAQAGYRPNPQLAAFMQARRTGRSMRTDATVALVYGGPSLPAEGESYFGLCLRGIRPVATDRGYAIDPLRWDEARDPDASRLRRILDQRGIRGLLLMPADRTSRWTLPLDWSRFFGVALDLSIRGVPVHRVADHHSADMLTALTRVKAAGWRRPGLVLDPLNNERTCEMRLGAYLARTHRDFPEAPPPLLVPAGEDRVGWLRAWLRRHRPDVVLSPDRGIPSLLPPAGRAGACAFVSLANYTDRTPWPGIFIDGEGVGRTAAFLLFSLLENPQTAAALRPQTILVEGRWHDAT